From a single Crateriforma spongiae genomic region:
- a CDS encoding sensor histidine kinase, whose protein sequence is MPLMQRARLGSSTWLLLLRSAAVVGQLVTIFAVWVLADLDVAYLPLLGLVALTATTNVIYALWLTRKKPAATVEPSDELSRPEAIGMKGPVGRLANSTDDPSSLLVDIDDDASKSAGWIAWVLMLLDLVTLTAMLHLTGGTQNPFCFFYLVNLSVGGVMLRPYRAWTLTVVAVVGFAFLLVFSTALPELLDTNIDAASNIHRLGQMIAFTACSAVITYFVTRTSGELRMRETQLLEAQATEAANRQLEGLTTLAAGAAHELATPLSTIDVIVRELFRHLDGIEKPASVEEDLQLIDGQLEHCRQILQRMRAASGDSTTGRWDETTVGELIDVALDGVRQPHRVDVIDAAPEIEDRPLWVPQEAVAQAIRNLIHNGLDASDRDKNVVLETRVDDGVLQLIVTDSGCGMSEDVLERIGNPFYTTKDPGRGIGLGIFLTRNVVKKLGGQLKMDSTPGVGTTARIILPIRPPAN, encoded by the coding sequence ATGCCGTTGATGCAACGTGCCCGTTTGGGTTCATCCACATGGTTGTTGCTGTTGCGTTCGGCGGCGGTGGTCGGCCAGCTGGTGACGATCTTTGCCGTTTGGGTCTTGGCCGACCTTGATGTGGCGTACCTGCCGCTGTTGGGCCTGGTCGCATTGACCGCCACGACGAACGTCATTTATGCGTTGTGGCTGACACGCAAGAAACCCGCCGCGACGGTTGAGCCATCGGATGAATTAAGTCGCCCCGAAGCCATTGGCATGAAGGGACCTGTCGGCCGGCTGGCGAATTCGACCGACGACCCGTCGTCTTTACTTGTGGACATCGACGACGATGCCAGCAAGTCCGCGGGATGGATCGCTTGGGTGTTGATGCTGCTGGACCTCGTGACGTTGACTGCCATGTTGCACCTGACCGGTGGCACTCAGAATCCGTTTTGCTTTTTCTACTTGGTCAACTTGTCGGTCGGTGGCGTGATGCTGCGGCCGTATCGCGCATGGACATTGACGGTCGTCGCGGTGGTCGGTTTCGCGTTTCTGTTGGTGTTTTCCACCGCGCTGCCGGAACTGCTTGACACCAACATCGACGCGGCAAGCAACATTCATCGACTGGGCCAGATGATCGCTTTCACCGCGTGTTCGGCCGTCATCACGTACTTCGTCACCCGCACCTCCGGCGAACTGCGAATGCGTGAAACGCAGTTGTTGGAAGCACAAGCCACCGAAGCAGCCAATCGACAACTGGAAGGTTTGACGACGTTGGCCGCCGGCGCGGCACACGAACTGGCCACGCCGTTATCCACCATTGATGTCATCGTTCGTGAATTGTTCCGCCACTTGGATGGAATCGAGAAGCCCGCATCAGTGGAAGAAGACTTGCAGCTGATCGACGGACAGCTGGAACACTGCCGACAAATTCTGCAGCGAATGCGTGCTGCATCGGGTGATTCAACGACAGGTCGTTGGGACGAAACCACCGTCGGCGAATTGATTGACGTCGCCCTTGATGGCGTCCGCCAACCGCATCGCGTGGATGTGATCGACGCCGCACCGGAAATCGAAGACCGACCGCTGTGGGTGCCTCAGGAAGCGGTGGCTCAAGCGATTCGAAACTTGATCCACAACGGTTTGGACGCAAGTGACCGCGACAAAAACGTTGTCTTGGAGACCCGTGTCGACGATGGCGTGTTGCAACTGATCGTGACCGATTCCGGATGCGGCATGAGCGAAGACGTTTTAGAACGGATCGGTAATCCTTTCTACACCACCAAAGATCCGGGTCGCGGGATCGGACTGGGCATTTTTTTGACGCGAAACGTTGTGAAAAAGCTAGGTGGTCAACTGAAAATGGACTCGACGCCCGGTGTCGGAACGACGGCACGGATCATTTTGCCCATCCGCCCACCGGCGAACTGA
- a CDS encoding response regulator transcription factor, whose product MNDRDSEPGPIYTTSDVQAESILLVDDTFVLRDRLAMAMQQRGFRVETAGNYDEAVEVFKQRPTDLAVLDLRMPGRNGLELLRKLLEFKEDTRIIILSGFGSIPASIDAIRSGAVNFLSKPADADDILAAFLRGDEQTVPDGAVAFPAPSLARNEWEHIHRVLADCDGNISEAARRLGIHRRSLQRKLRKRAPEDPSVPDAEDMLDADDAIAGEEAVE is encoded by the coding sequence ATGAACGATCGAGATTCAGAACCGGGCCCCATCTACACCACCAGCGACGTTCAAGCCGAAAGTATTTTGCTGGTCGACGACACGTTCGTGCTGCGGGACCGCTTGGCAATGGCGATGCAACAGCGTGGTTTCCGTGTCGAAACGGCCGGGAACTACGACGAGGCCGTCGAAGTTTTTAAGCAACGTCCCACTGACCTTGCGGTCTTGGACTTGCGAATGCCGGGCCGCAACGGTCTGGAATTGCTACGCAAGTTGCTGGAATTCAAGGAAGACACGCGGATCATCATCTTGTCCGGTTTCGGCAGCATTCCGGCATCGATCGACGCCATTCGCTCCGGTGCGGTGAATTTCCTTAGCAAGCCCGCGGACGCCGACGACATTCTTGCCGCATTCCTGCGTGGTGACGAACAAACGGTTCCCGACGGTGCCGTTGCGTTTCCTGCGCCCTCGCTTGCGCGAAACGAATGGGAACACATCCATCGGGTCTTGGCCGACTGCGATGGCAACATCAGCGAAGCGGCACGACGTCTGGGAATCCACCGCCGGTCGCTACAGCGAAAGTTGCGCAAGCGTGCACCGGAGGATCCCTCGGTCCCCGATGCAGAAGACATGTTGGACGCCGACGATGCAATCGCCGGCGAAGAAGCAGTGGAATAG
- the arfB gene encoding alternative ribosome rescue aminoacyl-tRNA hydrolase ArfB: MSDLVVNRRLTLPAESIQISHSRSSGPGGQNVNKVNSRVTLRWSPGQCDAMPEDWKRRFMARQSNRITRDGDLVLHSDRFRDQPSNLADVRQRLVDLLLECQWPPKPRKATRPSRSSNKKRLKKKKQHSQKKQLRRSPIPRD; the protein is encoded by the coding sequence GTGAGCGATTTGGTCGTCAATCGACGTTTAACGTTGCCGGCGGAATCGATCCAGATTTCGCATTCGCGAAGCAGTGGCCCTGGCGGGCAGAACGTCAACAAAGTCAATTCCCGGGTCACATTGCGGTGGTCTCCCGGGCAATGCGATGCGATGCCGGAGGATTGGAAACGCCGGTTCATGGCCCGTCAAAGTAACCGTATCACCCGTGACGGTGATTTGGTGCTGCATAGTGACCGTTTTCGCGATCAGCCCAGTAATCTAGCGGACGTCCGGCAACGCTTGGTCGATCTGTTGCTGGAATGCCAGTGGCCGCCGAAACCACGCAAGGCGACCCGCCCCAGTCGTTCAAGCAACAAAAAACGATTGAAAAAGAAAAAACAGCACAGCCAAAAAAAACAGCTTCGCCGGTCGCCCATCCCGCGCGACTGA
- a CDS encoding UvrB/UvrC motif-containing protein has product MKRSMHIDDLLSKWAYDPSNLNVRLVKGKDGRDVIQMRLDMGILQLETAGRPDGSKVEGSDTYLDHLQLEHLEAPDRVLTDDECAEVDREFMQFYHRRLCWLRLQYYHRAVMDANHTLRLMDLSSVMSPDEEWTGSHEQYRPFVLFHRTQAEALGELEENSAEEAVQAINRGLETMRQFFIQHDAEEHFEEDELVVRLTELRESLRNEYEVGQTLSERLDAAIQQEEYELAARLRDELARRQSR; this is encoded by the coding sequence ATGAAACGTTCAATGCATATCGACGACCTGTTGTCCAAGTGGGCCTATGATCCGTCGAATCTGAACGTCCGATTGGTTAAAGGCAAAGACGGCCGCGACGTGATTCAAATGCGGCTGGACATGGGCATTCTGCAACTGGAAACCGCCGGCCGTCCGGATGGTTCAAAGGTTGAAGGATCCGACACCTATCTGGACCATTTGCAACTGGAACATCTGGAAGCCCCGGACCGTGTGCTGACGGATGATGAATGCGCCGAAGTCGACCGTGAATTCATGCAGTTTTATCATCGGCGTTTGTGCTGGTTGCGGCTGCAGTATTACCACCGCGCGGTCATGGACGCGAATCACACCTTGCGGCTGATGGACCTGTCGTCGGTGATGAGCCCGGATGAAGAATGGACGGGATCGCACGAACAGTACCGACCATTCGTTTTGTTCCACCGGACCCAGGCCGAAGCGCTGGGTGAATTGGAAGAAAACAGCGCCGAAGAAGCCGTGCAAGCGATCAATCGCGGCTTGGAAACGATGCGTCAGTTTTTTATTCAGCACGATGCCGAAGAACATTTTGAAGAAGACGAGCTGGTCGTCCGCTTGACCGAACTACGCGAATCGTTGCGAAACGAGTACGAAGTCGGCCAAACGCTTAGCGAACGCCTGGATGCCGCCATTCAACAGGAAGAGTATGAATTGGCGGCCCGTCTGCGTGATGAGCTTGCACGACGCCAATCCCGCTGA